The genomic window atctatgtatatatattaaatgaACGAGTAGgcttatgataaaaaaaatgtacggaAAAATAATGCGTTCTGCATATTGAAGCGATGACACGATTGCGAAAATTGATCGAATAGTCGACGAAAAGGGTGCTGTAGATTCTTTAACAAAATCAAGAACGGGAGTACTATATTGATTaccatttgaaaaacaatatatATCGAAACGAATGTATGTGCAATTAAAATAATTGGTTTCTGTTTTTTTGATTGTAATTCtcaatcattatttcaaatatagaatttaataaatttattcgaatgtAAGCAtgggaaacaaaaattcaaaatctgcTACCGTCAACGCGATTGCAGTCGGTTAAGTAGGGCTTCACCTACCATCGCCCGAAGCATGAAGAACGATGTTGGCCTGACTACCAGGGTCTCCACATCGGATCACCATCGTCAACATTCTCGACGTCGATCTCTTCGTCGTCATCGGCAACTGGTTGAGCGTTATGATCGGTTCTGGCCTGACGATCGACCGTCGGTAACCGATTATCGGGGGAGAGATCGATGGAGCATCCAGCCCGAGGGATCGAGATCTGTGTTTCTTTACCGACGAGGCTCGGCGGCGCCAATTCCTTACCGACTTGACAAGGAGGAGTGTGCGGCCGTTCGGTAACGTTAACCTTGTCACCACGGTAGGGATGCAGCGTTACCCGTGGAGACGAATTCTGTCTCGGGGGTGGTGAACCCCTGGTGCTACTGCCGGCAGGGCTTACCGACCTCACCAAAAGCTTCGCCGTTTTGTCCAAGCTCCCTAAGGTTGGCGAAACCAGCGATGATCTTGACGTCATCGGAGACGAAGGAGGGGAATTCGCTCTTTGCGGGACCTGCGCGAAAAGGAAACGATCGATCAATAGCGTGAAAATTGCTAAAGATCACGAATTTCTGACACAGGGGAAGTGCGATAAAGAAACTTGATTAGACGTTTCATTGGTCTAGACGAATTTCAGTGACTTTCGTTAGTCAGAATTTGATATTGTAAAGAgcaaatgaatgaaaatataaattttcaaaggaGTACCAATAAGAACTTCCCTTTCATGGCATTTTACGAGACGGTAGTTAAATATTAGCGATTTTTGCATTTGATGGAATAACCGAGGTTTCGCTTCATCAGTCAATAAAATTAGACAAAATTCTAATACCGGCTTTCTCACGGATTCTGAGAAAATTGAAGTGATCAAAGTGACAAAAGTAACAACGTAAATATTTGACCTGGATCTCTATTTGCCTGGTGGCTTGAAGACCCGAAGCAAGATGTCGAGCAAGCCGATCGGCAGCTTCTCCAGGAAGAGCGGTGAGAAATCTACAAGCCTCAGCAGCGCAGTGTCCAAAGCCTGATCGCCACCGGCTCTCCGACGAATCTTCACCTGGGACAGCGACTGTCGACAATCCGGAGGGTCGCGAGGCCTGAAGACGTTGAAGGTGCCGTACAGTCAGCTCTAAAATGTCGGCCTTTTCGAGCTTGCTGATGTTCTCTCCTTCTGTCTGTAAAAACGAAGCAAATGTGAActatttttcgttcaattacTTCACGATTTTACATCATAGATGACTTAGGGATCAGAGAAGAGAGTGAGATCTAGATCTCGGTTCCATAAATCGTTTGCAGCAGTCGCGTTTTATTGGGAGCTTGTTAATCTACTTATTCAATTAAAGGCAAACTGGGATTATTTTCTCCACTTTTTTGCAGACTCCAGTGACCGGACACCAATCGCACTTGCTTCACGGTATTGCGTGAAGTGAAGCATAAAGTCGATTTCAACACAAGCCTTGAACTACGATCGTTCCGACGATACAAGGAATGTTTGTGATCTCTGGCCCCGGTACCGGAAATCCAAGATCAAAATCTCGTGCTCGTGGTTTACACTCGCTGGAGATAATGACGATACTGAAATGCTCTACAAATTTGAACCTGATCGCCTGACTAGTTCCTGAGATATCGTCCGCGGTGTGCGTAGGTCTAAAGAACCATCTCGATCAACGCCTACGCGGAGAATAGGATTAGTTACACTACACGGAGTGCTATCATCAAGTCACCACGTTGTATGAGGACCATATAACAAGTTTTTGGAGTATATCGCCCTCATTGctgtacaataaaataaactcaATAAAACTGCGATTATCAGGGTTCTCGTAAGTTTCATCAACCTGAGCCAGGTAAAAAAACCTGTCGAGTTTTTTGGCGCCCTGCAATTTCTTTCGAATCTCGTAAGGAAATCAATTATAGGTTGATGAAAGGATACCAATTTATCATCAATGTATCGTATAAATTTACACATAAATAATACCGACTCCGAAGATCAAGTTGTCTCGTGAGTTTTGAGCAACCGATGGAGAAGAGATTTTATAGAGAGGAAACTCGATGCGGTATTTTGGCACAACCTCTAGCGAGTCGCGTCCAAGCTACACGAtagaaatttcaatgaaaaaagcTTATCCCGAAGAGAGATAAGCCCAGATAAATGTTCGCGAACCTTACAACAGTTTCGGGACAAATCGTCGGTACGAAAATCTACTCAATGACAGTAGCGCGGAATTCTCTCTACCACAAACAAACTCCGTGCGTGAGAATGGCCAACTTATAATAAGAAATCGATTAATTACGTCGCGACTCGTTGGATGGCGCCATAAAAAGAGAGCTGAACCTAGACTGGCGTCTCGTTGGTAGATCTCTCAAAGCACGTTGAAGTTGTCTGCAACACGAAAGGCGGCAAGTTACGCCGTTCTGGTTGGCGTTGCGCGTTCTTGTATTCAAATTCCGgcaatgaaattgaatcgcTCCACGGTCTGGTGGCGCGAGGTCGGTTCACACGGAATCTTCGACGGCTAGAAACGCGTACCGAAGCAACCGGGCAACGTTGCAGGGCCGATACAGGAGGAGGTCGGAAGCGCGTCGAAGCGAGGATCGTGCGCGACCGAATCCTCGGCTCCGTGGCGCCTTTTTTAACCCGCTCCAAGGCCCGGAGACGATGCTGCTAATACCGTTTTTATTACTTGTGTGGGTTTTCGAGGTTTTGTCAGACTTGTTCGCTCACCGGGGATTGTTTGCTTTGTCTCGAGCGCGGCGAATTCGGGTTAAAAGTCGACATCACCTCCGATGGCATCGTGCCGGGTACGTTGGAGTATCCTGGACGTTTGCTACACCCGCAGCATCCGGCAGATATCGACTCTGAACTCGTTTCAATTAACAGAAATCTGGTTTTAACTGACCACGTTTtatattcttaatttttttattgctatttataatattacttGTCAAAGGTTGCTTCGTATTCGCCAAGTTTTAGTCGTCTTTAGATTATTTTATCTATGACTGTTTTTCTTGAGTCTGACAAGATCTTTTTTACCACGCTTACGAACaaaagcaaaaatcaaaaaagttaccatttttcaaatatgtaatttaatcttatttttccaataaacCTGCGACtctaatcaaaaaaaaaatcaattttgctTTTTACCCACACGAATTGCATTAGAGTAAAATAAACAGGAAATTTTCCGAAAGTTCATAACTCAAAAACAATTtgagataaatattttcacaaagttacgaattttctattttcgacaggtagaatgaaattgaaaaaaataaccaaaacAAAGATTCGACCGCAACATCTTACCctatattatcaaaaatattttcagtttttttattctttctctctACACTtgcgcatatatatatatatatataatcgtaTTCAAATTATCGATTTTACTTTTATATAAGATTTGCCATTTCGAAGATTGAATTTCACGCAACTCTGTTTGctgcgaaatatttttttaccgcGAACATCCAACcgaattaaataaatttcctaGTTCAAATCCTTCGCGTTTCCCAAGCGACGAAGGGTGCAATTTTCACTGATCATGGCTCGTTAcgtaaattgttatttacGTAGCAACTGTAATATTACACATGGATAGGTAGAATATGTATATCGACGATGAATAAATATCTCAGATTTGCGGAATTTGCTTCCTGGCGGTCAGCCTGCGTTAAATTATACAACCATTACTGCCACGCTGTTGAAAGGATCCGCAAAGAGCACATCAAGAGGCGATCGTCGAAGCACGAAATATCACGATTTACTCCGCTGTTATACTtaattcgaaacaaaacgCGACCCGCGTTTCTCGGCTGCAGCGATGCGTTTCCTGCAGCGCACATCGgacgaatataatttttattttattttttttcaaaaatggctCCAGTTCCCGCATCGAAGCTGCATAacgtatatagatatatgtatttcACGTTACGACACCGCATCAACGTCGTCGAACgcgtataattaaattttgtatacAAGAGAGTTTCT from Neodiprion lecontei isolate iyNeoLeco1 chromosome 1, iyNeoLeco1.1, whole genome shotgun sequence includes these protein-coding regions:
- the LOC107227677 gene encoding enhancer of split mbeta protein-like; the protein is MMSYDYPHPVSRTYQYKKITKPLLERKRRARINRCLDELKDLMVDALETEGENISKLEKADILELTVRHLQRLQASRPSGLSTVAVPGEDSSESRWRSGFGHCAAEACRFLTALPGEAADRLARHLASGLQATRQIEIQVPQRANSPPSSPMTSRSSLVSPTLGSLDKTAKLLVRSVSPAGSSTRGSPPPRQNSSPRVTLHPYRGDKVNVTERPHTPPCQVGKELAPPSLVGKETQISIPRAGCSIDLSPDNRLPTVDRQARTDHNAQPVADDDEEIDVENVDDGDPMWRPW